In one window of Senegalia massiliensis DNA:
- a CDS encoding NUDIX domain-containing protein: protein MNFREEIKNYKPINEQEVNDKKVILEYIDKFYDDILTRENEIAHMTSSGLILNKSLDKVLMIHHNIYNTWTWTGGHADGNNYMLEVALKEAKEETGISKVWPLTKEIISIDIIPVYGHVKRGKYVSSHLHLNISYILIADENEELILNEYETSAVGWVKTNNLDKYSNEPYLIEIYNKIISRAIQNR from the coding sequence ATTAACTTTAGAGAAGAAATAAAGAATTATAAACCAATTAACGAACAAGAAGTTAATGATAAAAAAGTTATTTTAGAGTATATAGATAAATTTTATGACGATATACTAACTAGAGAAAATGAGATAGCTCATATGACTAGCTCTGGATTAATCTTAAATAAATCTTTAGACAAGGTACTTATGATTCATCATAATATTTATAATACTTGGACTTGGACTGGAGGTCATGCAGATGGAAATAACTATATGCTAGAAGTGGCACTCAAAGAAGCAAAAGAAGAAACAGGGATTTCTAAAGTCTGGCCATTAACCAAGGAGATTATATCTATTGATATTATACCAGTATATGGTCATGTTAAAAGGGGAAAGTATGTTTCTTCCCATTTACACCTAAATATATCTTATATATTAATAGCAGATGAAAATGAAGAGTTAATTTTGAATGAATATGAAACTAGTGCTGTAGGATGGGTTAAAACTAATAACCTGGATAAATATTCTAATGAACCTTATTTAATTGAAATTTACAATAAGATTATAAGTAGGGCAATACAAAATAGGTAA